The genomic region CGGTCGTCGAAGATCGCCACGCCCACGGAGCCACCGGGAAACACGTAGTCGCGATGGCACACCGCGTTCGCGATCGCCTCGCGGAGAGCCACGGGCGGGTACATGGGATCGTCCACGCGCTCGAACAGGCCGGGCACCACGCGGCCCGCCACCGGAACATGATCTCGCAGGAACCGTTGGGCGCGATTGAAGAGCTGGAAGACGTTCCCGATCTCCTGGCGTCCATCCACGAACTCCGACATGTCACGGCCCCGGAACCGCGCGAGGCGCAGCGTGCACTGGGGATAGATCGAAACCAGCGCCCCCGGCCGCGCGAACAGCACCACGGCGGCGTTCAGCAGGGCTCCGTCGCGCATCACGCCGAATCCCAGGAGAAGTTCCTCGACGCGGCGCGTACCGGGGTCTTCCATGCGGTTCCGCCAGATGGCCTCCTCGGCCGTACGGATGACCTCGTCGTGGTCCAGGTCGCCGATGCCCAGCTCCGTGGGCGTAAGCTCCCACCGGCGTGACGAATGCACGCGGTCCAGCAGCATCTTCTGATAGTGCGCGGCGGGCATCACGCTGGTGGTCGGGCCCAGGCGGACGTACGCCCGTCCGTCGTACATGTACGGGCCTTCGCCGCGGGGAACGCGGATCAGGATGATCGCCCGTCCATTCGGCAGGTCCACCGTTTCCGGCGACAGGAGGGCCGGGGGATCGATCCGGCGTATCTCCCGAACGATGCTTTCCAGCGTTTCGGGCGACACGTCCTGGCCCACGAGCACCCCGCCGTCCGTCACGCCGAAGAGAACGAACCCGCCGGAGCCGTTCAGCAGTGCGCAAACCGTTCTTGCCGCCTCGGTCCGCTGGCCCGTGGACCGCTTGAATTCGGCCTGCTCCGATTCGCCGCGCGCGACGATCTGCTCCACCTCGCGGAGGATGGATGCGTTGGTTTCGGCG from Longimicrobium sp. harbors:
- a CDS encoding helix-turn-helix domain-containing protein, giving the protein MFHLPESAAETNASILREVEQIVARGESEQAEFKRSTGQRTEAARTVCALLNGSGGFVLFGVTDGGVLVGQDVSPETLESIVREIRRIDPPALLSPETVDLPNGRAIILIRVPRGEGPYMYDGRAYVRLGPTTSVMPAAHYQKMLLDRVHSSRRWELTPTELGIGDLDHDEVIRTAEEAIWRNRMEDPGTRRVEELLLGFGVMRDGALLNAAVVLFARPGALVSIYPQCTLRLARFRGRDMSEFVDGRQEIGNVFQLFNRAQRFLRDHVPVAGRVVPGLFERVDDPMYPPVALREAIANAVCHRDYVFPGGSVGVAIFDDR